The following DNA comes from Salvia splendens isolate huo1 chromosome 17, SspV2, whole genome shotgun sequence.
AATTCTATGAAATTGTTGTTCTTCTCTCTTGGCCTCTCCTCCGCCGCCAATCTCCACCTCCGACGCCCTCTGCAGCTGCTCCACCTCTTCACACTTAGCTTTTATGTGAAGAAGTTTCGACATGTATCTCTTTTAACAAGCGTCTCCCTTTTTCATACGACAAGTGCCCATATGTTAATTCATACCCATTTTAAAATTATGGAAAAAATATTCttgaataaaaacattttccCTTCAAGTCTTATTTGGCTTTAGGGACTGATCTCCTTTCATTATGTGGTGCATGAATTATTTGAGAAAGGTCATGGGTGTAATGTAACCCATTTGGGACTTGGCgtttcactttattttatttgtaaaaaaattacattcatCTCTCTTTATATATTTGGATTTTTATTGGACCCTTAATTATGTACTCGGACATTACAAATTCTTGTTTATAAGAAGTATATAGAAAGCATCGTAACATAATAAAATCTTAGCTTAAAAAGTCGTATAGAAACTCTGGCTCATTACATTTTACATTCCTTAAAAAATAATTCTGTCCTGAAATTTGAGTGCTCGTTACATGAACCATATAGGGTATTGTCCCCTCATTTTCCCCTCTAATTCACATGTCGACTCTTCTTCACCATGGTGATACTCCaccatcttgaatgagacagagggagtatatatcttTTTAacgatttttcagttttttcatataatttcaattttttcggtTTAGTTCGGTTTTCGAGTCGGTTCAGTTTgggttttgaactaaattcagtTTGGACAAAAAACGAACCGAAACTTGAATGCTCACTTCTAACTTTAATCCATTACTTCTCATTCATCGGGAAtcggatttaagaaattgaataCACTACGTCAATTTAACAAATTTAAATATCTTGTTACATTTATTTTTAGTCAAAATCCTTTGACCGGGCACACGATTTCAACATTCATGAGACTATTTATATAACATGCATGTCCTTGGACAAGTGGCATATATGTAAGTGCATCTAGATCATTCTATTAGAACCTAGATTAAGTGGAGAGCTAATTCATTTCATAAATTTCATAATGATGCACAATACtttctattttcttcttttattaattgattgaCATTCGGACAAATAGAAATATATCATGTTTATCTTAACTAGTTGATTAGCTAAAGACCTAAAGTTAACTTGTTTTCCCAATTCACTAGTAGTACTCGACCCTTCATATTTGAGATTCTGCTACAAAATAGTAAAAACAACAACTAAGTTTTCATCAAAGATCtgccacaatattaaaaacagCAACCAAGTTTTCGAAGATCTCGTGCATTATTATACCCCATAACTAACTCAACATAAATAGAAAAGGTAAAGAACCCGTATTATAGCAATTTTTCAATTGTATTTTGTCGCAataatgtaaattgttttaatattttttttaaaaaataagatgCTTACAGAATATTGAAAACACAAAATCGCCCTTTCTCCCAGCAACTCCTTGACTTATTGTTAGTTTTATTGTACTACATTTattattagaaatgggtcactcaccccttaaaaggcctcataagggggagggctatccacacttatatagattagaagggatcaccaagtcgatgtgggacagaatttagagaatttaacacgccccctcacgtgtgggccggaaaggacatcggtcttccatcacgtgggtaggcaatgcaagagaaaccatcatcgatgtgggccggaaaggacatcggtcttccactcgtgaggtaaaTAAGAGATAAAGggaaaaccatcatcgacttgggcccgttctgataccatattaaaaatgggtcactcaccccttaaaaggtctcataagggggagggttatccatacttatatagattagaagtgatcttcaccaagtcgatgtgagacataatttagagaatttaacttTATTGGATGAATTGACCTTTACATATCAAAGACTCCACCTGCACCTCATTGTTTTGTTTGTTAATGTCGTCATCACGTAAATAAATACACCAAGTGGATATCAATTAACCCATACACCAAGTGGATATCAATTAACCTATACAGTGAACAATCCAATAATACTATGCAATTAAAGTTCATGATTACAATATGAATAGATATAGACATAGGAGAACACTATCGTAACactataattaaaatgacaacctaACACCATTATAAACTATCCGATCTCTTGAGTGGATGGATGAGATTGAATTGTAGGAATAGAGTCCGGATTGCTTGCCACTTAACATAATATTGCTTGTATGGTTATTTTAGTCATTTTGCCAACAAAGAAACTGATACAGGATTTGAAAATGTCGTATATTTTGCACATACATTTAGAATTTCTCTCAAACCTTTCTCTCTCCCCTATTATCCAATTAATCATGTTGCTCTCTCAATCCAGAAACCCTAGGAAGAAATCTCCAATTAATTGGCGCTCTTTCACCAGTTCTCTCTGCCACCAGTTTTCGATTCCAGCGTCGCCACCGGTTCTTGATTCCACCAGTTTTCTCCGTCGATTGCAGCAATTAACAACCCCTCTCTCATTCTCATTGCGTCTTGTGAAGGGTGGCGATGTCTGCTATTCATAGCTCCTCCTCCGACGCTCTTGTGTATGCAATTGTTTGCTTTGGTATATATTGATTTCGAGTTTGATTTTGTTTGGGTTCGATTTTGAATAGATTCGAATTGCTTGTTACAAGTTGGATAAATACTTGTGTGTGACCATATATATGCTTGCCACTACAATTACTTCTGTTTTAGTATATAGTATTTGCTTACTACAGTGTAATAGTTTTGGTTATTGAACATGGGACTTGCTGATAAGAATGGTTAAAAAAACTATGTCGAATTGCTTGACATAAGTTTGAAAATTGCTTGTGTTACCATATATTTGCTTGTTGCTTCAATTGCTTATGTTGTACTGTATATCTGCTTACTACATATCTACTTGCTGGTTAACATACTCAAGAATGAGCATTCAGACTAATAGTTTTGGTCGTTGAATATAGGACTTGCAAATTAAAATGGTTAGAAAAAGGATTTCAGATTGCTTGTCACTGGTATGAAAAATGCTTATGTGATTCCATACATATGCTTGCTGGTTTAATTGCTTTTGTTCTATCATATAGTATCTGCTTACTACATATATGCTTGCTGCTTGTCAAACTTGAGAATGAGCAAACATACTAATAGTTTCGTCATTCAACACAGGACTATTACAATGGTTAGGAAAAGGAAGGCAAACGAAGATCCTGCAGAAGAGGACTGTAGAAATCGAGTTATGTTTGTCATTCAGCACATTGAGATCTACCATACTTTTAATTGCTTGAAATTAGGGAAGAATAAAAACCGTTTAGTGGCATACCTTTAATACCCCTTCACGCCTAATTCcatatttttttgtatatatttatgATGCCATGTGGCAGTTTGTATATCATAGGATCTCTATATCTAGCGGTCATAATTAGTGGTATGTTGTCATTTGAATTAGTGTTGTCATCTTAATACAACCCTATAGACATATCACTGAAAAAAAAGCACAGATTAGAAACACAATTACTAATGTAGAATTTTTTTGAAAACCAACCAAAATTGAAGGTGCAAAAAAAAACACCAATAATGTCGAGGACACAATTGTCCACTAAACCTAAATCTTTTGTTTCATATACGTTTTCATTTGTGTCCTTTAGTTTTAGTTGAGCACCAACATTGAAAAcactttttaatatatatatatatatatatagagagagaggggggtaGTGTTAATCTCTTTTTcctcccttagatttaagttcatTCTTAATTGAAACCGTTAGATTTGAGGGATGGACGATCCGGATGATAAGCTTACTAATGATCCCGTCCTTGCATTATTAGGGCCCttttgtgcattatatgggTAAATTAGTAAATGTACAGTACCAAAACCGCCCAAAATGGAATGTGCGAAATTTAAGAGGGATTTTGCTATCACCTTCCATCTACTCCCTCAATTCATCACTGCAAATTGTCTCCCCACATTCCCATCACTCtctaaaccctagccgccacctGAAGCAACCGGAAATCTACAGAGAGACCGCGATTTTTGGAAGGTTTGCCGTCCAAACATTATTCCCGTAGTGCGCGACCATCTTGTTGAAGGCGACGAAAAGGTAGGGTTTCAAAAATGTTAATTTTTCTGTAATACTCACCGTGAATCGGCAATATCCGCCGCCTACCACCCCACCTTCTCGTCGATTCAATAATTTATCCCCAAAAAAGTCTGTTTTCAAACTCACCTTGGTCTCGATTTGCTGAAATCTTAAAttcgttttccttttttgttagGGTTCTGCCTATTATTGGGTGTGAAATTATTTTCTGGTTTACCATGCTTTAGTAGCAGATTTTGTCGACGAAATCTTAGCGGGTTTTGATATTTGTTTCGTCTCGCAGATACATTATGATAAAGAGAGGCCGACCTTCAAGATCTCAACCAACGCCGGCTGAAGGTGAAAGATCTATTTCATTTGCATGTAGAATTCATGGTGTTGATGTACGTCATTTAGTATTCCTTGATGCATTCGTCGGcgggttttttttaaatgggGGTAGATGAATGTAATTTTCTGTTGTGCATTATTGATTGGGTACATTATTAGTCACTGTTTGCACATTAATCGTCAAGTATTATCCATTATTTGACTGATTGTGTATACGGGTGAttgggtgaatgcaatattcctatgagcattatttgattgaatctatacattatttaactattagtattcattatttatcaattaataggtattatttgactgcttgtgtacaggtgaatgcaatatttctatgtgcattattttattgaatctgtacattagtTAGCTagtaatttacattatttgtcaagtattGAGCATTATGTGATTGCTTGTGTACATGAGTGAATAGGTGAATGCATTATTCATGTGTGCATTTTTTGATTGAATCTAtacattatgtagctagaagtttacattatttatcaagtattagaCATTATTTAACTGCTTATGTACTTGGGTGAATGGCTGAATGCAATATtcttgtgtgcattattttattgaatctgtacattatttagctaatagtttacattatttatcatgtattGGGTATTATGTGACTGCTTATGTACATGGGTGAATAGGTGAATgtcatattcctttgtgcattatttgattgcctttgtacattatttatctatttttatacattatttatctatttttaaacattatttctcaagtattatgcattatttgactgttTGTGTATATGAATCAAGTTGGTGCAATGTAATATTCTGTTGTGCATTATCTGATTgtttctgtacattatttagcaagtattatacattatttatcaagtattatacattcaaTATTtctgtgtgcattattttattgaatctgtaTATTAGTTAGCTagtaatttacattatttgtcaagtattGAGCATTATGTAATTGCTTGTGTACATGAGTGAATAGATGAATGCATTATTCATGTGTGCATtttttgattgaatctgtacattatgtagctagaagtttatattatttatcaagtattagaCATTATTTGGCTGTTTGTGTACTTGGGTGAATGACTGAATGCAATATtcttgtgtgcattattttattgaatctgtacattatttagctaatagtttacattatttatcatgtattgggtattatgtgactgcttgtgtacaacTGTACATGAGTGAATGGGTGAATgtcatattcctttgtgcattattttattgcttttgtgcattatttatctatttttatacattatttctcaagtattatgcattatttgactgcttgtgtatatgaatctagttggtGCAATGTAATATTCCGTTGTGCATTATCTGATTGTTTCTGTACAATATTtagcaagtattatacattatttatcaagtattatacattcaatatttcggtgtgcattattttattgaatcggtacattatttagctagtaatttacattatttgtcaagtattGAGCATTATGTGATTGCTTGTGTACATGAGTGAATAGGTGAATGCATTATTCATGTGTGCATTTTgttgattgaatctgtacattatgtagctggaagtttacattatttatcaagtattagacattatttgactgcttgtgtacttgggtgaatggctgaatgcaatattcttgtgtgcattattttattgaatctgtacattatttagctaatagtttacattatttatcatgtattgggtattatgtgactgcttgtgtacatgggtgaataGGTGAATGTCATATTCCTTTGTGCTTATTTGATTGCCTTTGTatattatttatctatttttatacattatttctcaagtattatgcattatttgactgcttgtgtatatgaatctagttggtGCTATGTAATATTCCGTTGTGCATTATCTGATTgtttctgtacattatttagcaagtattatacattatttatcaagtattatacattcaaTATTTCTGTGcgcattattttattgaatctgtacattatttagctactaatttacattatttgtcaagtattGAGCATTATGTGTTTGCTTGTGTACATGAGTGAATATGTGAATGCATTATTCATGTGTGCATtttttgattgaatctgtacattatgtagctaaaagattacattatttattaagtattagacattatttgactgcttgtgtacttGGGTGAATGACTGAATGCAATATtcttgtgtgcattattttattgaatttgtacattatttagctaatagcttacattatttatcatgtattgggtattatgtgactgcttgtgtacatgggtgaataggtgaatgtcatattcctttgtgcattatttgaatgtctttgtacattatttatctatttttatacattatttctcaagtattatgcattatttgactgcttgtgtatatgaatctagttggtGCAATGTAATATTCCGTTGTGCATTATCTGATTgcttctgtacattatttagcaagtattatacatcgaccatcaagtattatacattcaaTCATGTTCTGATGTTGTATGTTGGACAGCAGTGAAGCAGCTtagattggacatcgacgaaGCGGTCGATGATGTAATTCCAGTTggaattgcccagaaattcCGGGAGAGATTAGCATAGGCTGGAACAAGTACAACTCAGGAAGAGCTTCCTGAGCATAGGAAACCAAGGGGGAGGAAGGTCGACCATCTATAGAGCTTCAGATATGGCCACTAGTGGGGAAGTGTTGAGCAAACTAAATTGTTGTATacaatcataacaaaaacatatcagaaaaaattatacattaTAGTACATACATTGTACATCACTGATTAGATAGATTACATTTTACAGTATTATTTGTACATTACATTTATCGATTAATACTACCCCCTAGTCGAGATGATAAATAAACCCCAAAGGAAGGACTGATACTCGTGGACTTTAGTTACGGTTGCGTTGCTTaaaccatactacaccctagccccaaggattgctaaacccttggggaataatTGAAACGTGCCCCAAACAAGCAACCAGTGCCTATCTTAAACTATTCATTAAATTAtataacataaacaaacaaaacggttcagaaaacatatacattgcagttcacaaatcgtccattatatagtcaataacatgcattacctAGTACGATTTGGTGCATAATGTGtatcggcttaaactactaccctagcgaCGCTGATAACTAAACCATAGAAGAAGGACTGATATTCGTGGACTTTAGTTACGGTTGcgttacattatttatcatgtattGGGTATTATGTGACTGTTTATGTACATGGGTGAATAGGTGAATgtcatattcctttgtgcattatttgattgcctTTGTatattatttatctatttttatacattatttatctatttttaaacATTATTTCTCAAGTATTAAGCATTATTTGACTACTTGtgtatatgaatctagttggtGCATGTAATATTCCGTTGTGCATTATCTGATTgtttctgtacattatttagcaagtattatacattatttatcaagtattatacattcaaTATTTCTGTgtgtattattttattgaatctgtacattagtTAGCTagtaatttacattatttgtcaagtattGAGCATTATGCGGTTGCTTGTGTACATGAGTGAATAGGTGAATGCATCATTCATGTGTGCATtttttgattgaatctgtacattatgtagctggaagtttacattatttatcaagtattagacattatttgactgcttatGTACTTTGGTGAATGGCTGAATGTAATATTtttgtgtgcattattttattgaatctgtacattatttagctaatagtttacattatttatcatgtattGGGTATTATGTGACTTCTTATGTACATGGGTGAATAGGTGAATgtcatattcctttgtgcattatttgattgcctttgtacattatttatctatttttatacattatttatctatttttaaacattatttctcaagtattatgcattatttgactgcttgtgtatatGAATCTAGTTTGTGCAATGTAATATTCCGTTGTGCATCATCTGATTgtttctgtacattatttagcaagtattatacattatttatcaagtattatacattcaaTATTTCTGTatgcattattttattgaatctgtacattagtTAGCTagtaatttacattatttgtcaagtattGAGCATTATGTGATTGCTTGTGTACATGAGTGAATAGACGAATGCATTATTCATGTGTGcatttcttgattgaatctgtacattatgtagctggaagtttacattatttatcaagtattagacattatttgactgcttgtgtacttGGGTGAATGACTGAATGCAATATtcttgtgtgcattattttattgaatctgtacattatttagctaatagtttacattatttatcatgtattgggtattatgtgactgcttgtgtacaacTGTACATGAGTGAATAGGTGAATgtcatattcctttgtgcattatttgattgccattgttcatagtattagacattataattaacaatttcttaaaagaatataaaattaaaatgaattattagtttctgtggaaaaagaatttcagatttaatgtataaggataattaatgttcataatatttcaaaatgatcATGTGGTAGAGTGGTAAAGGAGTAGGTATTTAGAGATGAGGTCATGTGTTCAAGTCCTAGCAACCATaacaaatcttaaaaaatattttgaaaaagtaaaaaaccgGTTTTCGATTCACGgtcggaccggccggttccaccggttcgCGGCGATTCAATGTGCTAGTGGTTTTTAGGGGTGAACTGGACCGGACTGCCTGCCGGTTCGCGGTTGAATCAGTCGAtccggtccgatttttaaaacactgaAAAAAACAATGGCCAACTCTGTCGATTATGAACGGCCAACTTTCACAAGTTTCAGGTATATGTTATAAACGGCTGAAAGTCATAATTctcataataaaattatttttaaaaaaactattgttttataaataaataaaagtgattCTTTTCACAGTATTGAAAAATGGCCTAACGCTTGCAAATTTGTTAATTGCATAAAATAACATAGTTaccaaattttcatataaactTGAACTGATATGTGGAAAACTAACCAATCCTGcattacaaattaaattatgaataaCAATAAATTGTTCATTTAACATCATGTAGTATCAAGGCTAGTCCTCTTGCCTCTGTTGGAATCATAGTCTGTccacaagatttaataaattagAGGACACAATAAGCCAAGCTCTACCGATCATATTATCAATTTTCTTCACAATCTCCGACTATAGTATTAGCTCGGGAAACAAACAATCTTGAAAGGAAGGTAGGTTTTACAAAGAGGGATTTATGAAATGCAACTAATCCTTTGTCTGTTAATTACCAAACAAGTGTGATTTACAGAGTATATTAATCACACAAGCTGAGAGCAGGGAGGGAAGGGAAGGGAAGGGAAGATTCACAGTTTTCTTTTTTGGGTTATTGAATGGAAGAGACATGGCTAATTTACACTTCACTACACTCGTTACACGTGACAACATGGCCTCGGCCCTTGACCTCCTAGGGATATACATAACCTGAAAACGTAACCACCAACGAATAAATGTTAGGCAGACAATCCAGCAACACTGATATGAAGCTAAAAAGGAAAGCTACTAAATCTCAGTAACAGAAAGAGTACTTAATTCCTTGGTCATTAATCACATTATAATTAGAGACCTTTTTCATCATTCACGAGAGCCAGAATGAACGTCTAGTGAATTTTGTCATGCGTGTACCTCAGCAATATTCAGTCCTCAAACCAGCAATAGGATAACTTAAAAATTCAATACTAAGCTGTTGAAGGAGTTCTCTTCCAAGTAGTAAACCAGAAATTGTTTTTGCATTCATCTCTATTTGGATTCTAGAATGATAAGCCAGGTTAACATATTTAAGGCACGCAGCATGGCCGATTCTAATAGATAAGTGAGATGAAATCCAAGCCATTACAACAAtggaattttaaaaagtactagTACATTTTACCATAGAAATAGTACAGAGCCTCCAAGGTAGAGTTTTGAACTACACATTTTATATGGCCAGATAAAGTTTAGCATCACAACTCGCTATTATGGCAAACATGTCATCTTTTTTATCCCAAATGACTAACTATCCAAACAGTTTATAATTTACAGCTATAAACAGAATTCAGGACAAGTGGCCAAGGCAGTTAACAAGTTTGCAACAAATTGTGTCCAGCCAACATGTGTACGAAATAACACAACCTCACTGAATCAGCAACCCTAATGTTTGGCAAATAACTTTCTCTGTGATAGGCATTGTACTGATAATAAACTAAGCAAAACTGTGTCGCAGTGATTGTGTTATCAACCAATCTCTTAGACAAGTGTAGATCTTTTCAAACAATAGTAGTTCTCAGCAACcccaaccccccccccccccaaaaaaatatgcataaattaaataaatctggATGAAGGGAAAGTACAGGACTTTAAAGAACACAAATTAAATCAAGTGAGCCATAAGGTAAGGAGTTCTTAATGGAGGGAGATTCAAAGGACAAAATTCATAGCGCAAAAGCTGGTTGCGGCATGATTCTTTCACCCTTAAGAAGCATACACCAAGGCTGTAAGCTAGGGGCTACCGTTTAAACATATGGGTAAAAGTCAAGTTCTAAACCTTCataaaaatcatactccctccatctcaccGGCTCACCCGAAGAGACACATTTTCGTTTTTGAGATGTCCCAccctaaatgacacatttcttaatatagaaacatcactctcacaacttttacttctctcttactttatcctctccacttaactcacaaacaacactgcataaaatcgCGTGCCAAGAAGCAAATGCACCACTTAgggtgggatggagggagtactattttagatGCCACCATGCATGCCAACACCCTCCCCCCCTTCCACCAAATGACAGAGAACAATTGTAGCAGTAGAACCAACAAAACAGGTGTAAAGGTAAGTGTTGACAGTTCATGCATAAATGTGTGTACTTTTACAAGAAACATCATGATTTTACTAAAAGAGTGTATGCTTATATACAATCTTAATCAAACTGAGGTTAAAAACCAATTGGAGATAATTACCGAGCAACTACAATAGAGGTAAACTGAACATTGTACCATAGAGTTCATTTCCGCTGCATTTCCAATATATGATCACCATTCACTAATCATTAAttgttcatatatatatatatatatatattgatcgGTTACAATGATTAAGGAAAAAGACTTATTTTTGTGAGGTGAAAAGAATATTGAATTACAGACTAAGTGCAGGCAATCTATACTTCCATCTTTCCATTTACCACACCAAATTATTTGTTCAACGCAGCATTCAGAAAAGTAGTTCTTGGCCAACTATGTAACAGCATATTCAATGTCTTCAATGTAGCCTAATCACATATGAACTATGAAAATCCAAAGAAAAAAGTACTAGCTCTCTAGCAAGTAGCAACACACCTGACACCATTAAACTTACCAAAACCTTGTTCTATGCTTATTCAGTAGCACAAAAACATTTAGGTGAAGCAACCGAAGTTTATTGAACACATTGTATATGAAATGAGAAATACGATTGGAATAAAAGATGACTACTTCAAAAAAAGTCCTCTTTCCTTCGCATAAACTAAAACGTGTTGTATTAACCCTGGAATAAGTAAAAATGTGAACTTTAATAAACAAAAGTTCTTCAAAAATAGTATCAATACCAAAGCACAAAGCaacaatttttttcaaatgGCAACTTAGGTAACCAGCACTCCAAAAGCAAGAACATGAAATAGCATTCCATAAAACCAGTACATGCTTACAGCCTCTAGAAAATCATGCTGCACACTGATGCCAATCTTTGAAAATGAGTTCTTTGAGCTCTAATATTCAAGAACACTTTTTTAAGTGCAATTTATATCATCTAATTGGTCAAAACTAAAACTTTTGCACATATAGATTGTTTCAAGCGCCATCAGTCTAAGATACGAAACCAACTAGAGCTAGTAACCAAATTCATCCGATTCAACtccaaaacaaaagaaagaaataacCAAATTGTACCTCTAATTTATGCGTAACAATACAAAATCCAATTACAGCTCCCCACCAAAACCTCAGCTTCGAGCAAATGCATCAGTATCGTCAGTTCCTCCTCCACCTCCTCTCTCCTCCGCCTGCCACCTCGGCCAGCTCGACACAGTCTCGACGCTGTTTTCCCTCTCCAAAACTCCATCCCCTCTCTCCACCTCCCCGATCTGCGTCGGGGAAAACAAATTCCCCTCACTCCCACTCCCAACATTACTCTCATTATTATTCCACCGATGCCTCCTCGCTATATGCCTCAGAGTGTCCCTAAACCCGTACAAATCCGCCTCATCATCCACCAATTCCTCAATCCTAACCGATCCCACAAACCCCTCCGCCCCCCGCTCCTCCACCGCCGGAAGCTTGTAGCGGCAAACGGGGCACGAATTGTTGATCTGGAGCCACGGCACGATGCAATCGGGATGGTAATTGTGGTTGCAAGGCATGACCTTGGCGACGGAGTCCACAAGGAAAGGGTCTTTGCAGACGGGGCAGAGCATGGAGGCGTCGGTGACGGTGAATTCCTT
Coding sequences within:
- the LOC121774813 gene encoding E3 ubiquitin-protein ligase RZF1-like, with amino-acid sequence MSASPSTVVPRLFYHPAYWCHSCDMSIGLPPSPTPNALLCPHCHRDSLEQMDMDIDSSSSVPPPPPDDNFLLNSPYLHRLIHHLTSAADPRSDPAPKSSIDSLKEFTVTDASMLCPVCKDPFLVDSVAKVMPCNHNYHPDCIVPWLQINNSCPVCRYKLPAVEERGAEGFVGSVRIEELVDDEADLYGFRDTLRHIARRHRWNNNESNVGSGSEGNLFSPTQIGEVERGDGVLERENSVETVSSWPRWQAEERGGGGGTDDTDAFARS